From one Acidobacteriota bacterium genomic stretch:
- a CDS encoding LacI family DNA-binding transcriptional regulator encodes MNIRQVAKAAGVSSATVSRVFTRSAPVDPQTERKVNKAAKQLGYFPNTYARALSSGKSNTYGLIISDITNPFFPDLVKHFERHALEYDYETLVVDTDYDLKRMEQCVRRLLEHKVDGVAIMTSEMEPRLVQVLSRRDIPMVFLDTGKVGRNISNITIDYEQGIALAIDHLLQLGHKRIALIQGPPTLKSAVTRRNAFVASLKRRNITLPREYIHTGNHGVDGGQTAMNELLDLPSPPTAVMCSNDLTAIGALNAAHARGIQVPSDLSLIGFDDIQLSGFMQPPLTTIRVSRVEIARRAFMALYGTVPGSRTRTANHMISTELIVRRSTASPAKR; translated from the coding sequence ATGAATATCCGCCAGGTAGCGAAGGCGGCCGGGGTCTCGTCGGCTACTGTATCGCGCGTCTTTACACGATCGGCTCCGGTTGACCCACAGACGGAACGAAAGGTAAACAAGGCCGCGAAGCAGCTTGGATACTTTCCCAATACGTATGCCCGTGCACTTAGCTCAGGCAAAAGCAATACCTATGGCCTCATCATCTCAGACATCACCAACCCCTTCTTCCCGGACCTGGTAAAGCACTTCGAGAGACACGCGCTTGAATATGACTACGAGACGCTTGTCGTCGATACAGACTACGACCTGAAGCGCATGGAGCAATGCGTGCGACGTTTGCTGGAGCACAAGGTCGATGGCGTCGCCATCATGACCTCGGAGATGGAGCCAAGGCTGGTCCAGGTGCTCAGCCGCCGCGACATCCCCATGGTTTTCCTCGATACCGGCAAGGTCGGCCGCAACATCAGCAACATCACGATTGATTATGAACAGGGCATCGCGCTCGCCATCGATCATCTTTTGCAGCTCGGGCACAAACGCATCGCCTTGATCCAGGGCCCGCCAACTTTGAAGTCCGCCGTGACGCGCCGAAACGCGTTCGTCGCTTCGCTCAAACGCCGGAACATCACACTCCCACGCGAGTACATACACACCGGGAATCACGGAGTGGATGGGGGGCAGACCGCCATGAATGAGCTGCTCGATCTTCCTTCGCCCCCGACCGCTGTGATGTGCTCTAACGATCTGACTGCGATCGGCGCGCTCAATGCCGCACATGCGCGGGGCATACAGGTTCCGTCTGATCTGTCTCTCATCGGATTCGACGACATTCAATTGAGCGGATTCATGCAGCCGCCGCTAACGACGATTCGTGTCTCGCGAGTGGAGATAGCCCGGCGCGCTTTCATGGCACTGTACGGCACGGTTCCCGGATCGCGAACGCGAACGGCAAATCACATGATCTCTACAGAATTGATCGTTCGCCGCTCTACCGCTTCTCCAGCAAAGCGCTAG